A stretch of the Streptomyces ortus genome encodes the following:
- a CDS encoding DUF6182 family protein: MAADAVGDADTATETVQRTLRTALRERLSRAHPDLASGHDLSTTQGLAAAGSASAAADTTLVAVVVRDLDLAAWAGQTCAYALGLDATEGAAWRRAFTRTVFLAGNPAELAARFPFARTAEDMSAAWTAPAPPGATAALRRLLKLLQAPAEVPNGGDIAFGVPHPTLRVPGPSAGGTPAPSRPPVSRAVHLATVGCTMSAALVHLNHLLAEAALDRLVAPGDRLVLRKVPRLVEGREPFDAVRVVPDERVPGRLRLAAALTAPLTVPHNTSTEAS; this comes from the coding sequence GTGGCCGCAGACGCAGTCGGAGACGCGGACACGGCTACCGAAACGGTGCAGCGAACCCTGCGGACCGCTTTGCGGGAACGGCTGAGCCGCGCGCACCCGGACCTGGCGTCAGGGCACGACCTCTCGACGACGCAGGGCCTGGCCGCGGCGGGCTCCGCGTCCGCCGCGGCCGACACCACTCTGGTGGCCGTGGTGGTACGGGACCTGGACCTCGCGGCCTGGGCCGGGCAGACCTGCGCGTACGCCCTGGGCCTGGACGCGACGGAGGGCGCTGCCTGGCGGCGGGCCTTCACCCGGACCGTGTTCCTCGCGGGCAACCCGGCGGAGCTCGCGGCCCGGTTCCCGTTCGCCCGGACGGCCGAGGACATGTCGGCCGCCTGGACCGCGCCCGCGCCGCCCGGGGCCACCGCCGCGCTGCGCCGCCTGCTGAAGCTGCTGCAGGCTCCGGCGGAGGTCCCGAACGGCGGGGACATCGCCTTCGGGGTGCCCCACCCGACACTCAGGGTGCCCGGACCCTCGGCCGGCGGTACTCCGGCGCCGTCCCGTCCGCCCGTCAGCAGAGCGGTCCACCTGGCCACCGTCGGCTGCACGATGTCGGCCGCCCTGGTCCACCTGAACCACCTGCTGGCCGAGGCCGCCCTGGACAGGCTCGTCGCACCGGGGGACCGCCTCGTGCTGCGCAAGGTTCCCCGCCTCGTGGAAGGACGGGAACCCTTCGACGCCGTACGTGTCGTCCCGGACGAACGGGTCCCCGGCCGGCTGCGCCTGGCCGCCGCACTGACCGCGCCGCTGACAGTCCCGCACAACACCTCGACAGAAGCGAGCTGA
- a CDS encoding TetR/AcrR family transcriptional regulator, translating into MAGRKQFDVDEALRRAMHVFWRWGYSEASIDRLTEGTGLGRGSLYGTFGGKSALFRESLQRYAQTYQPLYERALSGPHPSPSAAVAAFLQVALNRIADPTVPDGCLLTVSATQFPALDAEGQTMVRAMIDSLRTGLEQALLATGVAEREAAELALCTLATNKSLAVLSRAGFSGEELATVAAAAARNAEGLPHRAAESSGPR; encoded by the coding sequence ATGGCAGGCCGCAAGCAATTCGACGTGGACGAGGCACTACGACGCGCGATGCACGTTTTCTGGCGCTGGGGTTATTCGGAGGCCTCGATCGATCGCCTCACCGAGGGCACGGGCCTGGGCCGGGGCTCGCTCTACGGCACCTTCGGCGGCAAGAGCGCCCTCTTCCGCGAGAGCCTCCAGCGGTACGCGCAGACGTACCAGCCGCTGTACGAGCGGGCGTTGTCCGGCCCCCACCCGAGCCCGAGCGCGGCTGTGGCCGCTTTCCTGCAGGTCGCCCTGAACCGTATCGCCGACCCGACGGTCCCGGACGGCTGCCTGCTCACGGTGTCGGCAACGCAGTTCCCGGCGCTCGACGCGGAGGGCCAGACCATGGTCCGCGCGATGATCGACAGTTTGCGGACGGGGCTTGAGCAGGCGTTGCTGGCGACGGGGGTCGCTGAACGGGAGGCGGCGGAGCTGGCGTTGTGCACGCTGGCGACGAACAAGTCCCTGGCCGTCCTGAGCCGCGCCGGCTTCTCGGGCGAGGAACTGGCAACCGTCGCGGCAGCCGCCGCCAGGAATGCCGAAGGCCTGCCGCATCGAGCGGCCGAATCGTCGGGGCCGCGTTAG
- a CDS encoding alpha/beta fold hydrolase, which produces MTSLSSLRLPDGFLDVFTSRLVEVNGLRLHAVTGGDGPALLLVGGWPQTWYAWREVMPALARRHSVVAVDSRGSGLSGKPDDGYDAGTLAADLVALMAELGHDRFDVAGHDIGTWTAYALAADHPERVGRLAVIEAVIPGLTPSPPFFGPAAVNLKLWQFGFNRLPDLNEELVRGRERLFFGHQFATKAATPAAIPSYAVDVYVDAIAADPRALRASFAYYRALDETIAQNERRGRTRLSLPVLALGGALWSGASAAHTMRLAADDVTEVVLDDCGHYPAEEQPSRLVETLENFLTADRQQAHSG; this is translated from the coding sequence ATGACAAGCCTGAGTTCGCTGCGACTGCCCGACGGATTCCTCGACGTCTTCACCAGCCGCCTCGTGGAGGTGAACGGTCTGCGGCTGCACGCCGTCACCGGTGGGGACGGCCCGGCGCTGCTCCTGGTCGGCGGCTGGCCCCAGACCTGGTACGCCTGGCGGGAGGTGATGCCCGCGCTCGCCCGCCGGCACAGCGTCGTCGCCGTCGACTCGCGCGGGTCAGGGCTCTCCGGCAAACCCGACGACGGGTACGACGCCGGCACGCTGGCAGCCGATCTGGTCGCGTTGATGGCCGAGCTCGGGCACGACCGGTTCGACGTGGCCGGCCACGACATCGGTACGTGGACCGCGTACGCCCTCGCCGCCGATCACCCCGAGCGGGTGGGCCGGCTCGCCGTAATCGAAGCGGTCATCCCCGGTCTCACACCGTCCCCGCCGTTCTTCGGCCCGGCCGCGGTCAACCTGAAGCTCTGGCAGTTCGGCTTCAACCGGCTCCCCGACCTCAACGAGGAGCTGGTCCGGGGGCGCGAACGGCTCTTCTTCGGCCACCAGTTCGCCACCAAGGCGGCCACCCCGGCGGCGATCCCCTCGTACGCAGTCGATGTCTACGTGGACGCGATCGCCGCGGATCCGCGCGCGCTGCGGGCGAGCTTCGCGTACTACCGGGCGCTGGACGAGACGATCGCGCAGAACGAGCGGCGCGGCAGGACCCGGCTGTCACTGCCGGTGCTCGCCCTCGGCGGCGCGTTGTGGAGCGGCGCGAGTGCCGCCCATACGATGCGGCTGGCGGCCGACGATGTCACGGAAGTCGTCCTCGACGACTGCGGCCACTACCCGGCGGAGGAGCAGCCGAGCCGGTTGGTCGAGACCCTGGAGAACTTCCTGACGGCCGACCGGCAACAGGCGCACAGCGGCTGA
- a CDS encoding maleylpyruvate isomerase family mycothiol-dependent enzyme, with translation MTDSLELEYGALLQLIDERSAAFGSAVAAAPGLDAPVPSCPGWTVSDLVQHLGTGQRWWAEIVTAGPAEAAPAKEAAQVPRELGALLAWYAESNELLLRALREAGPGRACWAWWGAGLSPANSWGVARRRVHEVLVHTYDAQLAAGAVQPMPVEVALDGVAEFLDTCSSTPAPWPHEPATIHYHATEGRSWLLALDNTGAWPTPLRDDAAPPSASATGTAEQLLLFVWGRITPSDLKIGGDQQVFERLIAWEPEE, from the coding sequence GTGACAGACAGTCTTGAGCTTGAGTATGGGGCCCTGCTGCAACTGATCGACGAGCGTTCGGCCGCGTTCGGCAGTGCCGTTGCCGCCGCGCCCGGTCTCGACGCGCCGGTGCCGTCCTGCCCCGGGTGGACGGTGTCCGATCTGGTGCAGCATCTGGGGACAGGCCAGCGATGGTGGGCTGAGATCGTCACTGCGGGCCCGGCCGAGGCTGCACCGGCCAAGGAGGCGGCACAGGTGCCGCGTGAGCTCGGCGCACTGCTGGCCTGGTACGCCGAGTCGAACGAGCTGCTGCTGAGGGCGCTGCGCGAGGCCGGCCCGGGGCGTGCGTGCTGGGCCTGGTGGGGTGCGGGCCTGTCGCCTGCGAATTCCTGGGGTGTTGCCAGGCGCCGGGTGCACGAGGTGCTGGTGCACACCTACGACGCCCAGCTCGCGGCAGGCGCCGTGCAGCCGATGCCGGTGGAGGTCGCGCTCGACGGCGTGGCGGAGTTCCTCGACACCTGCAGCTCCACCCCGGCGCCCTGGCCGCACGAGCCCGCCACCATCCACTACCACGCCACCGAGGGCCGCTCCTGGCTCCTCGCACTGGACAACACCGGCGCCTGGCCCACACCCCTCCGGGACGACGCCGCGCCCCCCTCCGCCTCGGCCACAGGCACGGCCGAGCAGTTGCTGCTCTTCGTCTGGGGCCGCATCACGCCGAGCGACCTGAAGATCGGGGGCGACCAGCAAGTGTTCGAGCGGCTGATCGCCTGGGAGCCCGAGGAGTAG
- a CDS encoding glutathione-independent formaldehyde dehydrogenase translates to MKAAVYEGPRTVTVKDVPDAKIEHPCDILVKITATNICGSDLHMYEGRTSFESGRTLGHENMGQVVEVGPAVRKVQVGEYVVLPFNIACGFCKQCERGLTNYCLTMQPEPDLAGAAYGFADMGPYQGGQAELLRVPYGDFNALRLGEDAAERQADYVMLADIFPTGYHATEMADVKPGDQTIVFGAGPVGLMAAYSALIKGAGRVWVADHQPDRLRKAEEIGAIAINTVEQDPAEVVKEATLGLGADNGCECVGYQAHDPQGQEDASLTLNGLIDSVRFTGHIGVVGVFLPQDPGGAQAQGELEAQGKVPIDFGMMWFKGQRMGTGQAPVKRYNRALRDLIAGGKAQPSFLVSHELSLDEAPAAYEHFDARDDGWTKVVLHPDGHGNGHKR, encoded by the coding sequence ATGAAAGCAGCGGTATACGAAGGACCACGTACGGTCACCGTGAAGGACGTACCGGACGCGAAGATCGAGCACCCCTGCGACATCCTCGTCAAGATCACCGCCACCAACATCTGCGGTTCGGACCTGCACATGTACGAGGGCCGCACCTCCTTCGAGTCCGGCCGCACCCTGGGGCACGAGAACATGGGCCAGGTCGTGGAGGTCGGCCCGGCCGTGCGCAAGGTCCAGGTGGGCGAGTACGTGGTCCTGCCCTTCAACATCGCCTGCGGCTTCTGCAAGCAGTGCGAGCGGGGTCTGACCAACTACTGCCTGACCATGCAGCCGGAACCGGACCTCGCCGGAGCCGCCTACGGATTCGCCGACATGGGCCCCTACCAGGGCGGCCAGGCGGAGCTGCTGCGCGTGCCCTATGGCGACTTCAATGCACTTCGTCTGGGTGAGGACGCCGCTGAGCGGCAGGCCGACTACGTGATGCTCGCCGACATCTTCCCCACCGGCTATCACGCCACCGAGATGGCCGACGTCAAACCGGGCGACCAGACGATCGTCTTCGGGGCGGGGCCCGTCGGGCTGATGGCGGCCTACTCCGCCCTCATCAAGGGGGCCGGTCGCGTCTGGGTGGCCGACCACCAGCCCGACCGGCTGCGCAAGGCGGAGGAGATCGGGGCCATCGCGATCAACACCGTCGAGCAGGACCCGGCGGAGGTCGTCAAGGAAGCCACCCTCGGTCTCGGTGCCGACAACGGCTGTGAATGTGTCGGCTACCAGGCGCACGACCCCCAGGGGCAGGAGGACGCCAGCCTTACGCTCAACGGCCTGATCGACTCGGTCAGGTTCACCGGCCATATAGGCGTGGTGGGCGTGTTCCTGCCGCAGGACCCTGGTGGTGCACAGGCTCAGGGGGAGCTGGAAGCACAGGGCAAGGTCCCGATCGACTTCGGGATGATGTGGTTCAAGGGCCAGCGCATGGGCACCGGGCAGGCGCCGGTGAAGAGGTACAACCGGGCGCTGCGGGACCTGATCGCCGGCGGGAAGGCGCAGCCGAGCTTCCTCGTCTCCCACGAGCTCAGCCTGGACGAGGCCCCCGCCGCCTACGAGCACTTCGACGCCCGCGACGACGGCTGGACCAAGGTGGTCCTGCACCCCGACGGTCACGGCAACGGCCACAAGCGGTAA
- a CDS encoding aldo/keto reductase family oxidoreductase: protein MTTHSTPLPGGTWTLGDSVVTRFGYGAMQLAGPWVMGPPADPEGARSVLRNAVGLGITHIDTSDAYGPRVTNELIRKALHPYPESLFIATKVGATRDAQGGWPTARRPADIRKQVHENLESLGVETLDLVNMRMGDAQGPGPGSITEAFETLADLQQQGLIRHLGVSNVTAEQVAEARRVTSIVCVQNMYNLAHRHDDDLVDRLAADGIAYVPFFPLGGFTPLQSEALSKVASRLQATPMSVALAWLLHRSPNILLIPGTSSTVHLRENLAGAGLTLPEEDLAELDSIGH, encoded by the coding sequence ATGACGACGCACTCCACACCTCTCCCGGGCGGAACGTGGACACTGGGAGACTCGGTCGTCACCCGGTTCGGCTACGGCGCGATGCAGCTGGCCGGCCCGTGGGTCATGGGACCGCCCGCCGACCCCGAGGGTGCCCGGAGCGTCCTGCGTAACGCGGTCGGCCTCGGTATCACCCACATCGACACCAGTGACGCCTACGGACCGCGCGTTACGAACGAGCTGATCCGCAAAGCGCTGCACCCCTACCCGGAATCGCTGTTCATCGCCACCAAAGTGGGCGCGACCCGCGACGCACAGGGCGGCTGGCCCACGGCCCGGCGACCCGCCGACATCCGCAAGCAGGTCCACGAGAACCTCGAATCCCTCGGTGTCGAGACTCTCGACCTGGTCAATATGCGCATGGGTGATGCCCAGGGCCCTGGGCCCGGCTCGATCACCGAAGCATTCGAGACCCTCGCCGACCTCCAGCAACAGGGACTGATCCGCCATCTCGGCGTCAGCAACGTCACCGCGGAACAGGTCGCCGAGGCCCGCCGCGTCACCTCCATCGTGTGCGTGCAGAACATGTACAACCTCGCCCACCGTCACGACGACGACCTCGTAGACCGCCTCGCCGCCGACGGCATCGCCTACGTGCCCTTCTTCCCCCTCGGAGGCTTCACCCCGCTCCAGTCGGAAGCGCTCTCGAAGGTCGCGAGCCGGCTGCAGGCGACGCCGATGTCGGTCGCCCTGGCCTGGTTGCTGCACCGCTCACCGAACATCCTGCTCATCCCCGGCACGTCATCCACCGTCCACCTGCGTGAAAACCTCGCAGGTGCCGGGCTTACCCTGCCCGAGGAGGACCTGGCCGAACTGGACAGCATCGGTCACTGA
- a CDS encoding FKBP-type peptidyl-prolyl cis-trans isomerase — protein sequence MSELTKPEVDVPQGDAPTGLTIRDLVVGDGAEAKSGMVVRVHYVGVTFGSGKEFDASWDRDQPFKFALGGGRVIKGWDRGVKGMRVGGRREIIVPPRLGYGNQSPSPLIPAGSTLLFVVDLVDVYRSPGGWSNS from the coding sequence ATGAGCGAACTGACGAAGCCCGAGGTCGACGTTCCGCAGGGTGACGCGCCGACCGGGTTGACCATCCGGGACCTGGTCGTCGGGGACGGAGCCGAGGCGAAGTCGGGCATGGTGGTCAGGGTCCACTACGTGGGGGTGACCTTCGGGTCCGGGAAGGAGTTCGATGCCTCTTGGGACCGGGACCAGCCGTTCAAGTTCGCCCTGGGCGGTGGCAGGGTCATCAAGGGCTGGGACCGGGGAGTGAAAGGAATGAGGGTCGGAGGCCGACGCGAGATCATCGTTCCCCCACGTCTCGGCTACGGCAATCAGTCGCCATCACCCTTGATCCCGGCGGGCTCGACCCTCCTCTTCGTCGTGGACCTGGTGGACGTGTATCGCAGCCCGGGCGGCTGGAGCAACTCCTAG
- a CDS encoding LLM class flavin-dependent oxidoreductase yields MRFSVNIPNFGDFADPRNVATAAAAAEQAGWDGLFVWDHVLHRRHQGRPFGDPWMLLTAAALATSRIRLGTLLTPVPRYRPQQLARQVATLDHLSGGRVIFAAGLGGPVEDEYHSFGDAAEPRVLAERLDEGLELLGRFWSGEPVNHHGRHYEVRDVALLPTTAQRPAPPVWIGGFWPRRAPMRRAARWDGAVPLFESARHGHVPDMAEVRELVDYVRKHRSAGVEQPFEFVLGGATPPQPEKARDVIGPLHDAGATWWDERQVQTGPDLDRLLPVLRRIEVGPPVL; encoded by the coding sequence ATGCGCTTCTCCGTCAACATCCCGAACTTCGGTGACTTCGCCGACCCCCGTAACGTCGCGACGGCGGCAGCGGCGGCCGAACAGGCCGGCTGGGACGGGCTCTTCGTCTGGGACCACGTCCTGCACCGTCGGCACCAAGGGCGTCCCTTCGGCGATCCCTGGATGCTGCTGACCGCGGCCGCGCTGGCGACCTCCCGAATCCGGCTGGGCACCCTGCTGACGCCGGTCCCCCGCTACCGTCCGCAGCAACTGGCCCGCCAGGTGGCCACCCTGGACCATCTCAGCGGGGGCCGGGTGATCTTCGCCGCCGGTCTGGGCGGGCCGGTCGAGGACGAGTACCACAGCTTCGGCGACGCCGCCGAGCCACGCGTACTCGCCGAGCGGCTGGACGAGGGACTGGAACTGCTGGGCCGCTTCTGGTCCGGTGAACCGGTGAACCACCACGGTCGGCACTACGAGGTCCGGGATGTGGCGCTGCTGCCCACCACCGCGCAGCGGCCCGCTCCGCCGGTGTGGATCGGCGGGTTCTGGCCGCGTCGTGCGCCCATGCGGCGGGCAGCGCGGTGGGACGGCGCGGTGCCGCTCTTCGAGTCGGCCCGCCATGGTCACGTACCGGACATGGCGGAGGTACGTGAGCTGGTCGACTATGTGCGCAAGCACCGCTCAGCCGGGGTCGAGCAGCCCTTCGAGTTCGTACTCGGAGGGGCCACGCCCCCTCAGCCGGAGAAGGCCAGGGATGTGATCGGTCCCCTGCACGACGCCGGTGCCACCTGGTGGGACGAGCGACAGGTCCAGACCGGCCCCGACCTGGACCGCCTCCTTCCGGTGCTGCGCCGCATCGAGGTGGGGCCGCCGGTGCTCTGA